One window of the Aquila chrysaetos chrysaetos chromosome 8, bAquChr1.4, whole genome shotgun sequence genome contains the following:
- the DYNLT1 gene encoding dynein light chain Tctex-type 1, giving the protein MDDFQSGDETSFVVDEVSSIIKEAIESAIGGNAYQHSKVNQWTTSVVEQTLSQLTKLGKPFKYIVTCVIMQKNGAGLHTASSCFWDNSSDGTCTVRWENKTMYCIVSAFGLAI; this is encoded by the exons ATGGACGACTTCCAGTCGGGGGACGAG ACTTCCTTTGTTGTTGATGAAGTCAGTAGCATCATTAAAGAG GCCATAGAAAGTGCAATAGGTGGCAATGCCTACCAGCACAGCAAAGTGAACCAGTGGACAACAAGTGTGGTGGAACAAACGCTAAGCCAACTCACAAAGCTGGGGAAGCCTTTCAAGTATATTG TGACCTGTGTGATTATGCAAAAGAATGGTGCTGGGCTACATACAGCAAGCTCTTGCTTCTGGGACAACTCCAGTGATG gAACCTGCACTGTGAGATGGGAGAATAAGACTATGTACTGTATTGTCAGTGCCTTTGGACTTGCAATATAA